A window of Sulfurimonas gotlandica GD1 contains these coding sequences:
- a CDS encoding sodium-dependent transporter translates to MKIARFSRIGFILAAAGSAVGLGNIWKFPYIAGEYGGGAFVLIYLVTVLLIGFSIMIAEMLIGYMGRKDGVTSFENLAPKHKHIWKYGGFQGLAGLFIMIFYSVVIGWIFHYIVTSLSYLPATVKEAETTFNAMLHTDIWTQLFYHTIAFIWITHVLTRGIKGGIEKVNMVLMPTLMIILLGMFAYATTLDSFGRAVNFMFEPDWSKIDSEAFVTAVGHAFFTLSLGMGAIMTYSASMEKNSNLVQNAFWVVFLDTTIAIVAGLMLFTFLYQYGAGPAKGPGLVFISLPAAFYEMGIIGNFFAVLFFLALAFAGLTSSVSLVEPMVQYFIDRFSWSRVKASVAMGLFFYLIGIIALLSNIDGYKEALTFGDKNFFDWVDHVTAAIMLPLGGLIMALFVGFVIEKQRVESILRPQLGFAFEAWYFSLRYITPVAMFIVMLSLMGVL, encoded by the coding sequence ATGAAAATAGCTAGATTTAGTAGGATTGGGTTCATATTGGCAGCAGCTGGAAGCGCTGTTGGGCTTGGTAATATATGGAAATTTCCATATATTGCAGGTGAATATGGTGGTGGAGCTTTTGTTCTTATATATCTTGTTACCGTTTTACTCATAGGTTTTTCTATTATGATAGCAGAGATGTTAATTGGATATATGGGAAGAAAAGATGGAGTTACATCTTTTGAGAATTTGGCACCTAAACATAAACATATTTGGAAATATGGTGGCTTTCAAGGGCTAGCCGGTCTTTTTATTATGATTTTTTACTCTGTCGTTATTGGATGGATATTTCACTATATAGTTACATCCCTATCTTATCTTCCTGCTACAGTAAAAGAAGCCGAAACAACATTCAACGCTATGCTTCACACGGACATCTGGACACAACTTTTTTATCATACAATTGCATTTATATGGATAACTCACGTTTTAACAAGAGGTATTAAAGGCGGGATTGAAAAAGTAAATATGGTTTTAATGCCAACTCTTATGATTATTTTACTAGGAATGTTTGCTTATGCTACTACGCTTGATTCATTTGGCAGAGCAGTTAATTTTATGTTTGAACCTGATTGGTCTAAAATAGATTCTGAAGCTTTCGTAACTGCGGTAGGTCATGCCTTCTTCACTCTCTCTCTTGGTATGGGTGCTATCATGACCTATTCAGCTTCTATGGAGAAAAATTCAAATCTTGTCCAAAATGCTTTTTGGGTAGTGTTTTTAGATACAACAATAGCCATTGTTGCAGGGCTTATGTTATTTACTTTTCTTTATCAATATGGAGCAGGTCCCGCAAAAGGTCCAGGCCTAGTTTTCATCTCTCTTCCTGCAGCATTTTATGAAATGGGAATTATTGGTAATTTCTTTGCCGTCTTATTCTTCTTAGCTCTTGCCTTTGCGGGTCTTACATCTTCCGTATCTCTAGTTGAGCCTATGGTTCAGTATTTCATAGACAGATTTAGCTGGAGTAGAGTAAAGGCTTCTGTTGCAATGGGTCTATTCTTCTATCTTATAGGTATAATCGCCCTACTTTCAAACATAGATGGATATAAAGAAGCTCTTACATTCGGAGATAAAAACTTCTTTGACTGGGTTGATCATGTAACAGCTGCTATCATGCTTCCTCTTGGTGGACTCATAATGGCACTCTTTGTAGGATTTGTAATAGAGAAGCAGAGAGTTGAATCAATCCTTAGACCTCAGTTGGGCTTTGCATTTGAGGCTTGGTATTTTTCACTTCGATACATAACTCCAGTTGCAATGTTTATAGTTATGTTATCTTTAATGGGAGTTTTATAA